From the Homo sapiens chromosome 1, GRCh38.p14 Primary Assembly genome, one window contains:
- the RERE gene encoding arginine-glutamic acid dipeptide repeats protein isoform b (isoform b is encoded by transcript variant 3) — translation MFKPVKEEDDGLSGKHSMRTRRSRGSMSTLRSGRKKQPASPDGRTSPINEDIRSSGRNSPSAASTSSNDSKAETVKKSAKKVKEEASSPLKSNKRQREKVASDTEEADRTSSKKTKTQEISRPNSPSEGEGESSDSRSVNDEGSSDPKDIDQDNRSTSPSIPSPQDNESDSDSSAQQQMLQAQPPALQAPTGVTPAPSSAPPGTPQLPTPGPTPSATAVPPQGSPTASQAPNQPQAPTAPVPHTHIQQAPALHPQRPPSPHPPPHPSPHPPLQPLTGSAGQPSAPSHAQPPLHGQGPPGPHSLQAGPLLQHPGPPQPFGLPPQASQGQAPLGTSPAAAYPHTSLQLPASQSALQSQQPPREQPLPPAPLAMPHIKPPPTTPIPQLPAPQAHKHPPHLSGPSPFSMNANLPPPPALKPLSSLSTHHPPSAHPPPLQLMPQSQPLPSSPAQPPGLTQSQNLPPPPASHPPTGLHQVAPQPPFAQHPFVPGGPPPITPPTCPSTSTPPAGPGTSAQPPCSGAAASGGSIAGGSSCPLPTVQIKEEALDDAEEPESPPPPPRSPSPEPTVVDTPSHASQSARFYKHLDRGYNSCARTDLYFMPLAGSKLAKKREEAIEKAKREAEQKAREEREREKEKEKEREREREREREAERAAKASSSAHEGRLSDPQLSGPGHMRPSFEPPPTTIAAVPPYIGPDTPALRTLSEYARPHVMSPTNRNHPFYMPLNPTDPLLAYHMPGLYNVDPTIRERELREREIREREIRERELRERMKPGFEVKPPELDPLHPAANPMEHFARHSALTIPPTAGPHPFASFHPGLNPLERERLALAGPQLRPEMSYPDRLAAERIHAERMASLTSDPLARLQMFNVTPHHHQHSHIHSHLHLHQQDPLHQGSAGPVHPLVDPLTAGPHLARFPYPPGTLPNPLLGQPPHEHEMLRHPVFGTPYPRDLPGAIPPPMSAAHQLQAMHAQSAELQRLAMEQQWLHGHPHMHGGHLPSQEDYYSRLKKEGDKQL, via the exons ATGTTCAAACCCGTCAAGGAAGAGGATGATGGGCTCAGTGGGAAGCATAGCATGAGGACACGGCGGAGTCGGGGCTCG ATGTCGACACTACGCAGTGGTCGGAAgaagcagccagccagccctgatGGTCGCACCTCACCCATCAATGAAGACATCCGCTCCAGCGGCCGGAACTCCCCCAGCGCTGCCAGTACCTCCAGCAATGACAGTAAAGCAGAGACAGTGAAGAAGTCGGCCAAG aaggtgaaggaggaagccTCTTCCCCTCTTAAGAGTAACAAACGCCAGCGGGAGAAGGTGGCCTCTGATACGGAGGAGGCTGACAGGACCAGCTCCAAGAAGACAAAAACGCAG GAGATCAGCAGGCCCAACTCGCCATCTGAAGGTGAGGGAGAGAGTTCAGACAGTCGCAGCGTCAACGATGAGGGTAGCAGTGACCCCAAAGACATCGACCAGGACAATCGCAGCACGTCCCCGAGCATCCCCAGCCCCCAGGACAATGAGAGTGACTCGGACTCGTCAGCCCAGCAGCAGATGCTGcaggcccagcccccagccttgcAGGCTCCCACTGGGGTCACCCCAGCTCCCTCCTCAGCTCCTCCAGGGACCCCTCAGCTGCCCACGCCAGGGCCCACGCCCTCTGCCACTGCAGTTCCCCCACAGGGCTCCCCCACGGCCTCCCAGGCCCCTAACCAGCCACAGGCTCCCACAGCGCCTGTTCCCCACACCCACATCCAACAGGCACCGGCCTTGCACCCCCAGCGGCCGCCCTCACCGCATCCCCCGCCGCATCCCTCGCCACATCCCCCGCTGCAGCCTCTGACTGGGTCGGCGGGCCAGCCTTCTGCACCCTCTCATGCCCAGCCCCCACTGCACGGTCAGGGCCCACCCGGCCCTCACAGCCTGCAGGCTGGGCCCCTGCTGCAGCACCCAGGCCCCCCACAGCCCTTTGGcctccctccccaggcctcccAAGGCCAGGCCCCTCTGGGGACCTCCCCAGCAGCAGCGTACCCTCACACCTCCCTGCAGCTGCCAGCCTCTCAGTCAGCGCTGCAGTCCCAACAGCCTCCACGGGAGCAGCCCCTGCCACCAGCGCCCTTGGCCATGCCCCACATCAAGCCCCCGCCTACCACTCCCATCCCCCAGCTGCCGGCGCCACAGGCCCACAAGCACCCTCCCCACCTCTCGGGGCCCTCACCCTTCTCCATGAATGCCAACCTGCCTCCCCCTCCAGCCCTGAAGCCCCTGAGCTCCCTGTCCACACATCACCCCCCGTCGgctcaccccccacccctgcaACTCATGCCTCAGAGCCAGCCATTGCCCTCCTCGCCCGCCCAGCCCCCCGGGCTGACCCAGAGCCAGAACCTGCCCCCgccccctgcctcccacccccctACAGGCCTCCACCAGGTGGCCCCCCAACCCCCGTTTGCTCAGCACCCCTTTGTCCCTGGAGGCCCTCCTCCCATCACCCCTCCGACCTGCCCCTCCACCTCTACCCCACCGGCGGGACCTGGCACCTCGGCCCAGCCACCCTGCTCTGGTGCGGCGGCTTCAGGAGGCAGCATAGCGGGGGGGTCGTCCTGCCCACTCCCCACCGTCCAGATCAAGGAGGAGGCTCTGGACGACGCTGAGGAGCCTGAgagcccccctcccccaccaaggaGCCCGTCCCCGGAGCCCACTGTGGTGGACACCCCCAGTCACGCCAGCCAGTCAGCTAG GTTCTACAAACACCTGGACCGGGGCTACAACTCGTGTGCCCGGACAGACCTGTACTTCATGCCTCTGGCCGGGTCCAAGCTGGCCaagaagagggaggaggccaTTGAGAAGGCCAAGCGCGAGGCTGAGCAGAAAGCCCGAGAGGAGCGAGAgcgggagaaggagaaggagaaggagcgGGAGCGGGAGCGAGAGCGGGAGCGCGAGGCAGAGCGGGCGGCT AAGGCGTCCAGCTCAGCGCATGAAGGTCGCCTCAGTGACCCACAGCTCAGTGGTCCTGGCCACATGCGGCCATCCTTCGAGCCACCACCAACCACCATTGCTGCTGTGCCCCCCTACATCGGGCCCGACACACCTGCCCTTCGGACTCTGAGCGAGTACGCCCGGCCCCACGTCATGTCGCCCACCAACCGCAACCACCCCTTCTACATGCCCCTTAACCCCACGGACCCCCTGCTGGCCTACCACATGCCTGGCCTCTACAACGTCGACCCCACCATCCGCGAGCGGGAGCTCCGGGAGCGGGAGATCCGAGAGCGGGAGATCCGAGAGCGGGAGCTGCGGGAGAGGATGAAGCCGGGCTTCGAGGTGAAGCCCCCAGAGCTGGACCCCCTGCACCCAGCCGCCAACCCCATGGAGCACTTTGCCCGGCACAGCGCCCTCACCATCCCCCCGACCGCCGGGCCCCACCCTTTTGCTTCTTTCCACCCGGGCCTGAACCCCTTGGAGAGGGAGAGACTGGCCCTGGCGGGCCCCCAGCTGCGGCCCGAGATGAGCTACCCTGACAGACTGGCAGCCGAGCGTATCCACGCAGAGCGCATGGCATCGCTGACCAGCGATCCCCTGGCCCGACTGCAGATGTTCAACGTGACTCCGCACCATCACCAGCACTCTCACATtcactcccacctccacctccaccagcaGGACCCCCTCCACCAAG GTTCAGCAGGCCCCGTTCACCCGCTGGTCGACCCCCTGACTGCCGGTCCCCACCTGGCTCGCTTCCCCTACCCGCCTGGCACTCTCCCCAACCCTCTGCTTGGACAGCCCCCACACGAGCACGAGATGCTTCGCCACCCAGTTTTCG GCACCCCCTACCCCCGTGACCTGCCTGGGGCCATCCCACCCCCCATGTCAGCAGCCCACCAGCTGCAGGCCATGCATGCCCAGTCGGCCGAGCTGCAGAGACTGGCCATGgagcagcagtggctgcatggACACCCCCACATGCATGGTGGCCACCTACCAAGTCAGGAAGATTATTACAG TCGACTGAAGAAAGAAGGTGACAAGCAGttataa